The following is a genomic window from Calypte anna isolate BGI_N300 chromosome 7, bCalAnn1_v1.p, whole genome shotgun sequence.
GGCTTAGtgaacagctgaaagaaaatatggaaattgttaaaaccagaaaatgggGAAACTGTAGAGATGGAAGTCTGGTGAGGATCAGGATGTTACCATACTAACTTTTAACATCTCCTTCTCAGGAAATCGGACTAGCAGCTGCCCAGTCTTGTTTATACTGGATGAATTTGACTTGTTTGTTCATCACAAGAATCAGACACTGCTTTATAATCTCTTTGATATATCCCAGTCAGCACAGACTCCAGTAACAGTTATTGGGCTTACATGTAGACAGGTATGAAATTGCATCTTCTCAAAGATTTCAGCTGGTTTTAAAGATTTGTCTTAATTGAGATACTTTCTCCTCTGGAATTTTACTTGCTTTACAAAGAGTTTTCTCATTTATCTACTTTTCTGACTTTTGAATTGcgaaaaataaaaaatataaatgaatttGTGCCCAGATCAAAATAAGATGAccaaaaaacctgcaaattTGTCCATGGGGTTGTTCTGTATTTCAACTGGTGTTGGCTCTCTGGAGAGGCTCCTCTTAGTTAGAACTCaatttgctctgcttttcaatTAGTAGTTAAAGTTGAGTCTTCAGAGGCTGTGCCATGGGTAGTGGTGATAACTGTTAGATTTGAGCTGTAAATAGAGAGGGGTCTTTGCATTTTGCACTGTTGGCTCCCTGTTTGCTcttattactcttttttttggtgaggAATTTCTGTATtcttaaagccttttttttttcagtgcaagtaaaaacaccaaaaccacccAGCAAACccttgaaaaaggaaatttcacCCCAAATCCCTAGGAACTAGGAGTGTAATTATTCTGTCCCAGAATTATAGGGGAATAGAACCATGCTTCTCTAAAAGGACAAATCCCCCACCCAgcttatttctttctgataaatAAGACAGTGTCTTGCTCTCTTCTGAGAAAAgtaagcttttccttttctcccctaCCTTCAAAAACCAACTTGATGGCAGACTTGCTTCGTTCTGGGTGACAATCTTAGAAGATAACTGTTGGCTCttgagttgttgttttttttttttaagctggatTCTTTCAGTCTGACAAAAGGCAACTGACAGCTGCCAGCCTACGTTCCCACCAAAGAGACAACTTGTCTAGAGCTGTGATAGGCTGAAACATCTTGAATGCAGACTTAAgtaactgaaatatttacataatCTATGGAAAAATTCTGCTGGGTATCCTAGCAACTAATGATCCTCTGTGATGTAGAGCATCACATGGTGTGGGGAAAGGGCTGGTTGTTAGGTATTTCAAGGCACATCAATTATAATAATTAGCAAAGGTCTTGGTAGAAAATTTCAAGCCTGAGAATTTAATAATTCATTGTTTTCTACGTGATTGGGGTGCTTTCTCTTGTGGTTTTACTGTAGCAAAGAATGCACTAAATGTGtctgcttttttaatgtttttttttttaattttaacaaggATGTCCTGGAGCTCTTGGAGAAGAGAGTAAAATCAAGGTTCTCTCACCGACAGATATATTTGATGAATTCCTTTGATTTTAGACACTACATTAGGATATTCAAGGAAcagctttctcttcctcctaaATTTCCTGATGAGTCTTTTGCACAAAAATGGAATAATAATGTCCAGGTATTTATTTACAGATCTTTAGAGTTGGTTTTAGTAAAACCTCTAAACTAGGACCACTTCATAACTCTAAGGCCTTTAGCTGTAAATCTAATACCTAAAATTAGTATTTCCTTTCACCATCGAGTTAGATGTGGAATAAATCAAATGTGATGAAGAATCTTTGCTTATTGAAGTCTAGAGATAAATTAAAGTGCCACAAAAAACTCCCCAAAGTTACAGATATGAAGAACCAAGCATAAGATGAGCTTTTTCTTAAAGCTGGTGAACTTAATTTTTCAGCTGAGTATGAGATGATTTGCTGGGATGATTAAAATATcacttcaatttttctttttagcaccTTTCAGAGGATAAAACTGTTCAGGATGTGCTGCAGAACCTCTTCCACCACACCAAAGATCTGCGCTCACTGCACTTGCTGTTGGTATGGATTTGGATCTCTCTGTATTACCTGGAAACAACTATTCATACTTTTAAAGCCACTTACCTCAGCCTTacttaaaaccttttttcttttgagtggGCTTTTTGGTTTCTTACATGTTTTGTCAGTCTGTGCTTTATTAGTGAATTTGAGGAGTTCCAATTTCTGTAGCAGTCCCCTAGTGAGGGTGTAATGTTTGATTAAAATGGTGGTGGGTTTTTGGGTATTTAATAACTTTCACCAAGTTAGTTCCCTTTATACAGCAAAACTTTAGgtgaaatacttttaaaattatttcctttctgagaTTGTGGTTGCTGATAAATCCTTAAAACTGCTTGTActaaaacctgctttttctACCTTGAAGTCTTGGGCTAGCCAAATATTCctctatttttcctctttcaccaAATCTGTCACTATCCTAAACTTCCTTCTCTTCATTAATGTCTGTCTTCTTCAAAGATGAATACATTTTGGGGcctcttttacttttttttttataaataattttatttacaatgGTCTCTTACTGTATTCTGGCATCATCTTACCCTCTTCACCTTGTCTTCCTCCTATCTGTGTTCCTGGCCTATCCTCACCTCTTTCTGGAACTCCTGAATGACTCTGTAGGTCCATGCCCTCTGGACATAAAAGCACCCAGTGCTGCATCTGGAGTAACACTCAGAGCTAAAACATTTGTTGCTGTCCTCCCTCTTTCCACCCTTCCTTGTTGCTCTGGCTGTGATGCTCCTGGGCACAGATTACTTGGGTTTATGGACACCTGCACTTGCTCCTGGACACCTCTTCAGTAAGAGCATTCCCATATATCTACAGTCTTGTTACTCATGCAAAGTCTCAGGTAAAATATGAACTCTGCCTAATCAGGCAccacttttgggtttttttccagagctggtTTCATAGTTCTATCTATAGAACTATTTAGGTAGCCCAGGCACTGTCCTGAATTCATCCATTACTGTGATGCTAGTCCAGGAAATGGGACCTTAATCCTTTAAATCTTGTGCTGGTAGCTTGAGGCTACTAATCCCTGGAACACTGAGAGGGAGGTTAATTCTGATCTTCCTAATGGCCACATTGTCTGGCAGCAAGGGCCTGAGGAAGCTTGCAGAGTTTTTTTATGTGGTAGCTTCAACCTTTCCAGTTATCTGGAAGGAGAGAATTAGAGCTGTCTTGCTGtgtggagaaaaagcagagtgtTGCCTGCCTGTTAACTCTGAGGGAAAAGTTGTGTGTTCAGTAAGTAGGAGGCAGTGCTGACAGTGAACTTCCTCCTAGCACAGCAAACAACCCAGAGCTCAACACGTGGTCAGGCTCTTTCACAGGGTCTTGTTTTTaactctccctccctcccttctgtGTTTTAACCCAGTTAATACGAATGCAGTAACATTCATTACAGAAGTAACACTTATTTAACCACCTTAAAATATCTGTGTGCTTCTGTCAGTGTgaaaagctcaggaaatgtaCCTGCTCATCCTGTGCTGTGCAAGGATCCAGATTTCAGCCTTCAGCTCTGTGGTGGGCTGGTCTGGGACTCTTCAgtgctgacagcttttcccACTGAGTTGATAACCACTCTGAGAAGTAgatcacagctttcctgctctgctttggaaaCACAAGAGCATGATCAGAGCCCCCTTTTTCAGTAGTCAAGTTGTTGACTGTTGTTACAAGTTTGCAGATTATTTCTAGTTTAGCAGCACCCAATTCTGTCTTTGTGGCTTGAATAAATGCCAGAAAAATTCCTGATGGCTCTCTGAGGAGCCTCCTTGGAGCTCCAAAGTGTGCCAGAGCTCAGGCTGAAGTTTCCAGTTGTTTTCTTGAGCGTGTTCTTAATTCCTTTAGGAAGGGGCTTTCCCCCTCTGAAGTCATCTTGCTCACATCCATAATacagattctgtgattctctggtATGAGCCAAAGCCTGGGTATTTGCCCTGCAGGATGAGTCCTTCCCTAACTTTGAAAATCTGCAGGAGTTTGCCATTTGAGCAGCTTTGTGGTGggcagggtggtggtggggggacTGGAGCTACTCTAATTACCTGCTTTTCAGTAGCCAGGACACTCATTTCCAATTTccacttcattttaaaatcaccTGAGTGCTGCCCATCCCTGGGCATGGCTGGATGAACCCATGGATTTCTAAAGGAAACTTGATGCCTGTTTTGTGTTGCAGGATCCCAAATGGTATTAGGGAAAAGCTTGGGAGCAAGTTAAATTTTTTAGGAatgtaaaataagtaaatttttACAGAGATGGTCACTAAAGGGCATTCCTTCTGTTGATGAATATTAACTGCAAAGTGTCTCTAAGGCAAAGAGTTAAAGCCCTAAAGAGCCTGCAAAGAGCACTGTGCCCACTCATGAGTGAAGGCTCCTAGATCATCAATAGTTTTGAAAAAGTGAGCCCAGGGTAATTAACTATGTGTTGATTAACCTGCATTTGTTCCAACCTCACCCTCTAGGACTTGACCAGTTGGAAACTGGGAAAGATTGAGGTAGCAACCAGGTGAGACTTGAAGTGTTCTGTAGGGTAACTCATGCTCTGTAAGCTGAGAGACACTTCCAGTGACAAAAGTGTGCTTAAAACACTTTTAAGTCATTTTTACAACAATCACTGAAATATGCTAATCCAGTCAAGTTAATATAAACAACTTAATGAGTGTTTAtctcctctggggaggaggCTTTAAGGTTTTAAGCCTGGAAAACCTTCCTGGCAAAATGTTGTAGCAGCTACCAGCTATTTACAGGGTTTTCAGTATCAGCCTACTTTGTATAGGGTTAATTCATCAATGTTTCCAGGGGGTGACTCCAGGGGCCCTGTGTTCCTCTGCATTCCATTTCCAAGTCAAAAGTATGGCTGGTAATTAGTAATTAAatgctttctattttatttttagatgctTGCTCTAAGTACGGTTACTGAACATCACCCACTCATCACTGCATCAGATCTTCAAGAAGCAAGCAAGCAGTATAGAATGGACTCAAAAGCAAATATTGTACATGGTAAAGCTCAACTTTCTCCCAAAAAACCATTTCTTAGGAACACAGGACTGTTGTCCAGTCCCTCCCTGAAATTTTTCTGACATGAGGGACACTGTTTAGTGCTGTGTCCCCTGCTGGTTTGAGCTGCACAGGGAATACACCCACCCGTGGGGTGTTCTCTGATAAATGATTttggaagcaaaaagaaacttCTCCTGGTGATGATACTAAGCCCAAATACAGTTCCAGAAGGCACTGCTGCACAGATCAGGAAGAGTTAACTTACCCCATGCTTCCTCCTGGCAACCAGATTTGACAGGCCTTGGTTTGGCTTGGCCCTCAGATTCTCTGATGGTTGTTAGTACCCTGGGGTACTAACAACCCCATTTCTTTAGCAAATAAACTCTTTAAACTCTGATTTCATGGCATGCTGCACAGTATCAGGGAGATTGGTACAGCTAAAATTGTCATGCATGCATCATCAGCAATGATGGGTTGGTTTTATACTTACATTTCTTGGTTTTGATGGAAGCAGCTCATTTCTGAACATTCTTGTGTCAAATACCTGCAAAACAAATGTTCCCTAGTCTAGACTCTCcagttttttttcattgtaaggATACACAACACAAATAGGTGAGGCCTACAGCATGTAAAAATAGAGGAATAAAAATAGTGTATGAACTACTTGCCTTTCTGATCTGCTTAAGACAAATATTTAgagctcttctctttccccctAGGTTTATCTGTCCTGGAAGTCTGCCTAATTATAGCTATGAAACACTTAAATGATGTTTATGAAGGAGAACCATTTAACTTCCAGATGGTTTACAATGGTGAGAGAAATACATGAGCTTTACAAGCACTAAATCATTTTTCCCTAActaaccttttccttttcccctcccctttctcaCTGATACAGAATTCCAGAAGTTCATGCAAAGGAAAGCACATTGTATGTACAACTTTGAGAAGCCAGTTGTCATGAAGGTAAGCCTggaatagctttttttttatttatttagatcatttaaatgttttttttctcctctcaagCACAATActcacctgcagccctgcaacTGAGAGTGCAAAATCCATTTTCAGCCTCACCTGGGTGGCTTTGCCTCAACCAAGTAGTCTGCAGTCTGTTGGGGGTTGCATGTCACACATTTCTCTCCAAACAGCCTCTCATAGGTCATTCAGATTTAGCAGAGGGATGGTGTCATCTGCTTCctaacctctttttttttttgtctttttaggCATTTGAACATTTGCTCCAACTGGAATTAGTCAGACCAATAGAAAGGCCCTGTGTGCGGGCACAGAAGGAGTACCTCCTGATGAGGCTGCTTCTGGACAACAGTCAGATCATGGATGCTTTGCAGGTGTACCCCAACTGCCCCACAGACATCAAGCAGTGGGCAGCCTCCTCACTCAGCTGGTTGTGAACTTTTGGGAACTTTATGTTCTTTTCTCCATCAAAACTCTTGGAGTTTACACTTAACTCCAGAAGATGTTTATGTTTACCCACAGGGGGGTGGTCCAAATGAATAAATTTTTGCAAGAAGCTTGTTTTGCTGATTGATTgggattttgtcttttttttaaggagaactGGAGTATTGTTATCTCCTCCTGACCATGGATTTGACTGAAGGCTCAGGCCATGTAGCTCAGTGCAATCCCTCTGGCAGTTTTCACTCAGCAGGAATGTGCTGTGGAGTTTCTCAGGTTAAGGCTGCATTAAGAGGTGAGCTCAGGGAAGTTCTGCAGTGGTTTAAAgctcctgctgtgctttttcttctgaaatttgaCTAATCAAAAACTGACTTAATTACACCTTTCCTTGCagccagctgcagctgggaagtgCAAAGTACAATCCAACCCagtccagctcctctgctcctctctccatcAGATGGAGCAGTGCTGGAAGTGTGACTTTCACCAGGGAAAACTCTGGGCCCCCTGGCTGAGAGCTCCACAGGGCTAGACCTGGGTTTTCCAGGTGTTTTAGTGATAAGACAGCTGTGCAGGGTATAGAGTAAGAGACACTGGCAAGATGTACAGATGAGAAGTTCTGTTCCTTTCCAGGGAAGTGCTCATTGGTCTGGAACCACcccaggaaggagcagggaggaacATGATGAGCTTTAaaccctcctgctgcagctcagagaggCTGAGGGCTTTGTCCTGAGCAGAGTAAGTTGCTTCACCCTTACCTGTAGAGGTTTTATGATGCAATATCCACTTCCAGCAGCTCAAAACCTTGAAGATCAGGGATTTCTGTTCTTGCTTGGGCTCACTTTCACTCAGAAACCCTCCTTGTCCATCagttactttgttttctttttgctgcttggTTGAAGAGTTTATCTACACACCTACACACCTTGAAGAGCAGAGCAGTAAgttgaaaagcaggaaaataagtAACAGGATTGTCAAAACTCGAGCTGTAATTGCATTTACTAAGTGGAGCAGCTCAGTGCAAGACAAAAACAGGCTGGAAAGGAACACCCACTTCTAACAACAGCAGTTTGATCTTACCTTGGGAATTGGTgtcctcccagcagcaccttcaTCCCCCTGGGAGGagtctgtgtctgtgtcaccTTCTGGATCCCTGGGACAATGAGAGTTTTCcctcagaaacagaaacatttcccaTCCCTTCCTTGCTGCGACAGATTCTGCCTTTACTCTCCCCAAAACTCACCCCACACAGCTGGAGAATTGCTGCAGACACAGCCCCACTTCTCTCCCCGTGTCAGAGTGTGAAAAAAGGCACCTGCAAGTCATAGTagtcacatttttttattttagcttcttgggaggggggggaagaggggagaaagagtatacatttttatttgtacaaTATTTAACAATCACTTTATTGAGGGCGAGGGGGAggggtggtttgtttttagtacttgcagaaaaaacagcaagtACCTTTTGACAGTAGTACAACAACCTGTGCCCAAAACACTGACAAATACAAAGAGTAAAGTTAAAATAATTGCTTACCAAAATCTTGAGAGGTAACGAATATTATATGGACTGAAAcggtattaaaaaaataaaaggaaaaaaaaaaagtactgctGGTTGAGTATCTGAGGTAAATGATGTTCCATCAAGGATGCTACTTGAATCAATTTGCCCATGAATGTATATTGcagctttctgtgttttgtacCAAGTGTTCCTAATAAACGTattaaaaaaggttaaaaaagagaagctgggaaaaaaaaaacaacaaaccaaaccagtgCCCCTACTGATTGAGTTGAATGCTGAGATGAACAGGAcatctcttcctcctgctcagtGACACGGTATGAGCACACCCAGCCCAACATCTGAAAACCTCAAGCAGCAGAAGGCTCCCAGTGGTGGATCTGAGggtgcagctccagcccccagcaggaggacagcactgctgcaacagctccaaacccttcctgTAAGGACAAACTCATGCAGGATGTGGCACAACCCTGCTGGCCTCCAGCTGGGAGTCAAGAGCAAAGACCTCGGGGCTCCTCAGCAGCCACAGGACAGGGAGAACCTTTGGAGCTGGTACCAAcacctggcactgctgcaggatGTCAGGGTTGCTGCCAGGGCATTTCCAGTAGCAACCACCTCAGTGcctcagcacctcctcccctcccagggCTCATGCTCTCCAAGCACACAAAAACCTCTCCAAATGCCCTGCACAAAGGGCTgcaccagagcagctctggcagtTAAAGAGCATTTATTTATACTGTGACCATCCTTTTCCCAGAGCCACTAAATGATGCTGTTAAAAACCAGGAAACAGAATTACAACATTTCAGCCATCAGGGCTATCATCCAGTGCCAAGACAGTGACCTCAGCCAGGGCCAACACCAGGGGCCCCACCACATGCTGCCACAGCATGCAGGACCTGATGTTTAAAGGCTCACACAGAGATGATGCAGCAATTTCTGCATCAGATCCTGAAGAAGAGATTATTAACCAACTGTGTTTACTCCATTTCTGCTTGTAAAGGGGTAAAATTCATTGGGAGCACAAAGGTCTTCAGTGAAGTACCCATGGATTCTTCTCTGTTCAGAACTCAGCAGCTACACTCATGTCCTGCCGTGTGGATCAAGTCACATCTTGGATTAAAAACTGAAGCACAATGAAAGCATCAGTCAAAGAAGTGGCCACAAACAaggtttcttcctttttagagccaagctgaacacccccaactcgTACCCTACAGTACCAAGGACCTTGAAAGCAGAACTGGGCTCTTCTGGCTGCCTGGGACCTGAGGCATGGAGGTGAGGAACAgcaagacagacagacagacagcaccTGGgaccttccttcccctccctggcaAGATTAGGCTGACTTGACTCTTCTCTATCTGGGATGTCTCTTACTGCTCCTGGAGTTCAAGCTCCTGTCCATGTGAAACAAGTGTCTGGGGGCTGCAGAGATCAATTTTTGAGATAACTCTCACAGTCAGCTCCTAAACTGCAACATTCCAAGCTTCTGAGAGCCAAGTGAGTGTGGTGGAAAACCAACCCAGTGATGGAacaggcagcagagcacagctACCATCAGTCCTGCACTCTGGAGCTTTCCAAAATAGATTTTACTTGGAAGTTTGGGAAAAGAATCAAATAAATGCAGTGAAACAGCACTTCTGAGGAGCACTCTGGCACCCACCTACCAGTCACTCAGTAATTTGCAGGTAAGGCATGACTTCCTATACTCAAAAAAGCCTCCTGGAGTTGTCAAAGTTGTCATTTCCATGgttttcctcagtttttctgtGCTATGGACCAATAACATTGGTGTTCGTTACCTCTGAATAGTCGTTGCATATCTGAAGTTGTAACTAAATCATCCCTGAAATTTGTGGGTTTCATCTGTGGCTAGAACCTTGCTCTTGATTCTAGGCTACCCCTGGGTGGTGTCCCAGACAGGGAGGAGGAGTCCAATGGGACGGCACCGAGCTGGGAGTAGTGAAGTTGCAAATCtccaagcagagaggaaaaggaattgAGGGTAACGGAGCTTCCTGAGGTGATCCTGAAACAGTCATACAGACCCCACTGCATACTGCTTAGTGAAACACAACACGCTAGGCAGACTTCTGCACAAacataaataggaaaaaaagattttttttttttaaaaaaaaaaggattcagaGCTTTCCAGTGTCATAGctcacagaaatttaaaaaaaaaaaaaaaaagtcatgcttAAGATTTCAAATATTCCTCAGACACAGCAAACCTAAATAGTATTCAGTTAAATAAATGTATGAGATATTCTGGGAAATGGAGGTAAGAGAAAAGGTTTCAACTAAAACAGGAAGGGAAATTCTGTTTCAAtaaacagcactttttttttttatacacaaCAAGCTAGTACAAGAAAAGGCTAAAAACACTGCTTTAGGAATGGCCATTTACTGTTGGCATGAAGCATAGCTTACCCTTTTTAAATAACACAGTGAATTTGAAATACATCATTTACAAAACATGGATTGATTTATTATTCAAATTTCTGTTAGTGTTGTCAATCTCATAATTTAGCAGAGGTGGAACTGAGGTATACCTTGTTGAGGGAGGTTAAGTAATACTTGGAAGCCTCTTTGCTATATCCCACTTGATTACTTTTGTTTATGTACACTGAACAGCAGCACACTAAACATTCACAAGCTGTGTCATATTGGCATTACAATAGTCATTTTTATAAACAACAGCAAATGCAATAAAAACAagttacccttttttttttctctttttttttttttttcttttttaaatctgaaatgaaatgttttgatttaaaaaaaataacagtagtTCATTTAAAGGAATTAGTCTCTTCTGACAAAGTATTAAGAAATCTGatgtcagtttttaaaactCTCCATTAGCCCCGGACAGGTCCATATTCTTCATTTCAGTTCCTTAACAGCACGGTGTTCCTTTCTCAGTCCCACGTCCTTCAGGTGTAAGCAGGAATGCAAAAAGAGTCTCATGGATCCACGgtgaggaagagggaaggaaacaaaggaaacaaaaaaaccaccaaaccaaagCCACCTCTCGAGGCTGTTCCAGAGACACTCACCATCCtctgcacacagacacagcGACGGCGCCAGCTGTCCCCTCAGCGTTAGCAGCTCCGGTGAAGAGTCCTGGCGGTCAGTTCCATGACCAGTGCAACTATCATAGACTGGATTCTTTGGGAGGAAAGTCAACGTTTGTCACCATTGTGACCACAGTCACGATGTCCTCTGTGGTGATAATGTTAGTTAATTTTTGCATCTGAATGATCCGTTCTTCTACGCAGCCCGCTGACAGCCTGGCCTCCGCGTCGTGATCCCAGCACTCCTCGATGGTCTCGCACAGCATCGCCATCCCCTGACAGCCCAGGCAAGCCCAGGACAAGACAACAGCAGCAGAGTTAGCAAGGAGGACAGCCTGGTAATTCTATCAGAAAGCTGTGATTTAAGGCACCAGTTTTAGCCCTTCTGTCAAAGAGGAAGCTCTGCCGGATGTTTGGAAACCTAGCGGGTCATACAGGGCCGGAGGTCTGagatttttctattattttaacaattagttaaaatatttaaccCAATCTGCAAGCAAATCCCTTTCACCTGACTGCGCTGTAGTCTGCTGGTCAAGTCATGGTGGGGTTTTAAAAGATCTCACCCTCAAAGAGGTGAAGTTCTGCAGCAATCAAACAACTTCCACAAgaaacccagcagcagagggggtACCTGACACCACTCAGCTAATCCAGCAGTGTGCTCATGACAAGGAGCAGATGGGAACACTCTCCTTGGGCCTGCACCTGACCACAATAGTGTCATCTATTGTTTCCAGCATCCCAGATCTTTGAAAACCACACAAAAG
Proteins encoded in this region:
- the ORC4 gene encoding origin recognition complex subunit 4 isoform X1 — its product is MKTSAMSKRKAKESSGASRECISQVQKVLRERFCHHYAPDKLFGIEQQYKHLLELLKRTTFHGESNSVLIIGPRGSGKTALLNHVLKEITAMEAAKQSLLQVHLNGLLQTNDKVALKEITRQLHLENVVGDKVFGSFADNLVFLLEALRKGNRTSSCPVLFILDEFDLFVHHKNQTLLYNLFDISQSAQTPVTVIGLTCRQDVLELLEKRVKSRFSHRQIYLMNSFDFRHYIRIFKEQLSLPPKFPDESFAQKWNNNVQHLSEDKTVQDVLQNLFHHTKDLRSLHLLLMLALSTVTEHHPLITASDLQEASKQYRMDSKANIVHGLSVLEVCLIIAMKHLNDVYEGEPFNFQMVYNEFQKFMQRKAHCMYNFEKPVVMKAFEHLLQLELVRPIERPCVRAQKEYLLMRLLLDNSQIMDALQVYPNCPTDIKQWAASSLSWL
- the ORC4 gene encoding origin recognition complex subunit 4 isoform X3, encoding MEAAKQSLLQVHLNGLLQTNDKVALKEITRQLHLENVVGDKVFGSFADNLVFLLEALRKGNRTSSCPVLFILDEFDLFVHHKNQTLLYNLFDISQSAQTPVTVIGLTCRQDVLELLEKRVKSRFSHRQIYLMNSFDFRHYIRIFKEQLSLPPKFPDESFAQKWNNNVQHLSEDKTVQDVLQNLFHHTKDLRSLHLLLMLALSTVTEHHPLITASDLQEASKQYRMDSKANIVHGLSVLEVCLIIAMKHLNDVYEGEPFNFQMVYNEFQKFMQRKAHCMYNFEKPVVMKAFEHLLQLELVRPIERPCVRAQKEYLLMRLLLDNSQIMDALQVYPNCPTDIKQWAASSLSWL
- the ORC4 gene encoding origin recognition complex subunit 4 isoform X2; translated protein: MKTSAMSKRKAKESSGASRECISQVQKVLRERFCHHYAPDKLFGIEQQYKHLLELLKRTTFHGESNSVLIIGPRGSGKTALLNHVLKEITAMEAAKQSLLQVHLNGLLQTNDKVALKEITRQLHLENVVGDKVFGSFADNLVFLLEALRKGNRTSSCPVLFILDEFDLFVHHKNQTLLYNLFDISQSAQTPVTVIGLTCRQMLALSTVTEHHPLITASDLQEASKQYRMDSKANIVHGLSVLEVCLIIAMKHLNDVYEGEPFNFQMVYNEFQKFMQRKAHCMYNFEKPVVMKAFEHLLQLELVRPIERPCVRAQKEYLLMRLLLDNSQIMDALQVYPNCPTDIKQWAASSLSWL